One Leisingera sp. M658 genomic window carries:
- a CDS encoding DUF4112 domain-containing protein, protein MDRAFRIPLIGTRIGWDSILGLIPGVGDAVALLPAGYILLSGHRMGASKGTLARMAVNIGIDALVGSIPLAGDLFDIGWKANTRNVALLRRHLELSAAPNEPLAKRLARRGFSNLIAPKDLAAFSRIAMRKRPRRPRNRQHSGLRTAFSNS, encoded by the coding sequence ATGGACCGCGCATTCCGCATTCCCTTGATCGGAACGCGGATCGGCTGGGACAGCATTCTGGGTCTCATCCCGGGCGTGGGCGACGCGGTGGCGCTGCTGCCTGCGGGCTATATCCTGCTCTCGGGCCATCGCATGGGTGCTTCAAAGGGAACGCTGGCGCGCATGGCCGTCAATATAGGCATTGATGCGCTTGTTGGTTCGATCCCGCTGGCCGGTGATCTTTTTGACATTGGCTGGAAGGCCAACACCCGCAACGTCGCCCTGCTTCGCCGCCACCTGGAACTATCAGCCGCGCCGAATGAGCCTTTGGCAAAACGTCTTGCGCGGCGCGGCTTTTCCAACCTGATCGCGCCGAAGGACTTGGCAGCCTTCAGCCGCATCGCCATGCGGAAACGGCCCCGCAGACCGCGCAACCGGCAGCACAGCGGGCTTAGAACCGCTTTCTCCAACTCATAA
- a CDS encoding YqaE/Pmp3 family membrane protein, with the protein MDLIRIIFAVILPPLGVFLQVGLGKHFWLNILLTILGYIPGIVHAVWIIAKTPEHA; encoded by the coding sequence ATGGACCTGATCCGGATTATTTTTGCAGTCATCCTGCCGCCGCTTGGCGTATTTCTGCAGGTCGGCCTGGGCAAGCATTTCTGGCTGAATATCCTGCTGACGATCCTCGGCTATATTCCGGGCATCGTGCACGCTGTCTGGATTATCGCAAAGACGCCTGAACATGCCTGA
- a CDS encoding TfoX/Sxy family protein, with protein MNTPISSIRNLGPAYEDACQRAGISSAEDLRAIGADAAYAKLLQTGTRPHFIGYYVLVMALQGRPWNDCKGKEKEELRQRFDEIKANSFDTHQAAFEATLDMIGVVARK; from the coding sequence ATGAACACACCGATTTCTTCCATCCGAAACCTTGGCCCCGCGTATGAGGACGCCTGCCAACGGGCCGGTATTTCTTCGGCCGAGGACCTGCGCGCCATTGGCGCTGATGCGGCCTATGCCAAACTTCTGCAAACCGGTACCCGGCCGCATTTCATCGGCTATTACGTGCTGGTGATGGCACTGCAGGGGCGGCCTTGGAATGATTGCAAAGGCAAGGAAAAAGAAGAGCTTCGCCAGCGCTTTGACGAGATCAAGGCCAACAGCTTTGATACCCATCAAGCAGCTTTCGAGGCAACCTTGGACATGATCGGCGTTGTCGCGCGCAAATAG
- a CDS encoding cytochrome P450, whose amino-acid sequence MGSGQQVSVNIKEFNLANPPKGFLGDPFPFYDALLREAPVLPQPDGSLLVCRHADLDRVYRDTTLFSSDKKKAFAPKFGAGSPLFEHHTTSLVFSDPPLHTRVRRIMTSALTPRAIARMEPGLVETVDRLLDRMAGAANVDLIEDFAASIPIQIIGNLLDVPMAERAPLRDWSLAILGALEPALNADQLAAGHQAVEEFKAYLQDLIARRRAKPGDIETDVLTRLINGEGADGALSEVELIQNCIFILNAGHETTTNLIGNGLALLNDHPGQKQRLLQQPELIKPAIEEVLRFGSPNQLGNRETTAGVDIGGMQVPAGTNLHLLIGAANRDPEVFEKPAVFDVSRTPNRHLAFAGGPHVCVGLTLARLEGRIAIERLLHRFPGYRLLTGRVPGGRIRFRGYAALPAEME is encoded by the coding sequence ATGGGCAGCGGACAGCAAGTATCTGTGAATATTAAGGAGTTTAACCTGGCGAACCCGCCGAAGGGGTTCCTGGGGGATCCCTTTCCCTTTTACGATGCCTTGTTGCGCGAGGCGCCGGTGCTGCCGCAGCCGGATGGGTCGCTGCTGGTCTGCCGCCATGCCGATCTGGACAGGGTCTATCGGGACACCACGCTGTTTTCCTCGGACAAGAAGAAAGCTTTTGCGCCAAAATTCGGCGCGGGGTCGCCGTTGTTTGAGCATCACACCACTTCGCTGGTGTTTTCCGATCCGCCGTTGCATACGCGGGTGCGCAGGATCATGACCTCGGCGCTGACGCCGCGGGCAATTGCCCGGATGGAGCCGGGGCTGGTTGAGACGGTTGACCGCTTGCTGGACAGAATGGCGGGAGCAGCCAATGTGGACCTGATCGAGGATTTTGCTGCCTCCATTCCGATCCAGATTATCGGTAACCTGCTGGACGTGCCGATGGCGGAGCGGGCGCCGCTGCGTGACTGGTCGCTGGCTATCCTGGGGGCGCTGGAGCCAGCGCTGAATGCTGATCAATTGGCCGCAGGACACCAGGCGGTGGAGGAGTTCAAGGCCTACCTACAGGATTTGATCGCCCGGCGGCGGGCCAAACCAGGGGACATTGAGACCGACGTGCTGACACGGCTGATCAACGGCGAGGGGGCGGATGGCGCCCTCAGCGAGGTTGAGCTGATCCAGAATTGCATCTTTATCCTGAATGCAGGTCACGAGACGACCACCAACCTGATCGGCAACGGGCTGGCGCTGCTGAATGACCATCCCGGCCAAAAGCAGCGGCTGCTGCAGCAGCCGGAGCTGATCAAGCCTGCCATCGAGGAGGTTCTGCGCTTCGGGTCGCCCAATCAGCTGGGCAACCGGGAAACCACGGCGGGTGTGGACATCGGCGGTATGCAGGTTCCTGCGGGGACCAACTTGCATCTGCTGATCGGGGCGGCGAACCGCGATCCGGAGGTGTTTGAAAAGCCCGCTGTCTTTGATGTGTCCCGGACGCCGAACCGGCATCTGGCCTTTGCCGGCGGGCCGCATGTCTGTGTCGGGCTGACGCTGGCGCGGCTGGAGGGGAGGATCGCCATTGAACGCCTGCTGCACCGCTTCCCGGGCTATCGCCTGCTGACTGGCCGGGTGCCGGGCGGGCGAATCCGCTTTCGCGGCTATGCCGCGCTGCCGGCGGAAATGGAGTGA
- a CDS encoding response regulator transcription factor, with translation MRILLADDHDMVRETISAYLKSEGGAEVALATDLPGAISQICEQGPYDLVLLDFNMPGMMGLDGLAKALEANGGKGVAILSGSAPARTAQEALDAGAIGFIPKTMGAQSLLNAVRFMSAGEIYVPVNLMREDASASTHPLAEKLSPRELEVLNGLCRGLSNKEIARELELQEVTIKLHVRTLCRKLEAKNRTQAALTAKEAGLF, from the coding sequence ATGCGCATTTTGCTGGCAGACGATCATGATATGGTCCGCGAAACAATCTCCGCCTACCTCAAATCCGAGGGCGGTGCTGAGGTCGCTTTGGCGACGGATCTGCCTGGTGCGATCTCGCAGATTTGCGAACAGGGCCCCTACGACCTGGTGCTGCTTGACTTCAACATGCCCGGCATGATGGGGCTCGACGGCCTGGCCAAGGCGCTTGAGGCCAATGGCGGCAAGGGCGTGGCCATTCTGTCCGGCAGCGCGCCCGCCCGCACCGCGCAGGAGGCCCTGGATGCCGGCGCCATCGGGTTCATCCCCAAGACCATGGGCGCGCAGTCACTGCTGAATGCCGTGCGCTTTATGAGCGCGGGAGAGATCTACGTGCCCGTCAATCTGATGCGCGAAGATGCCTCGGCCAGCACCCATCCGCTGGCTGAAAAACTCAGCCCGCGCGAATTGGAAGTGCTGAACGGATTGTGCCGCGGCTTGTCGAACAAGGAAATCGCCCGCGAGCTGGAGTTGCAGGAAGTGACGATCAAACTGCACGTGCGCACACTTTGCCGCAAGCTGGAGGCCAAGAACCGGACCCAGGCCGCCCTGACCGCCAAGGAGGCCGGACTGTTCTGA
- a CDS encoding molybdopterin-dependent oxidoreductase has product MRGLISQVAALASLAVMACVAAGFADEAQPVLLSVGVEGAAEPAAQYTIEDLRALAPVTFETETIWTTGPQQFTGVPLAVLVGRMDVSSGRLVAYAVNDYAVEIPVADAVDGGPIVAFERNGAEMSLRNKGPLWVVYPYDSNPAYRTEEVFSRSIWQLDRIVIQP; this is encoded by the coding sequence ATGAGAGGGTTGATTTCGCAGGTCGCGGCCTTGGCTTCGCTTGCAGTCATGGCGTGTGTAGCCGCAGGTTTTGCGGATGAAGCGCAACCGGTGCTGCTGTCGGTCGGCGTGGAGGGCGCGGCGGAACCTGCGGCGCAGTACACGATCGAGGATCTGCGTGCACTGGCTCCGGTCACCTTTGAGACGGAGACCATCTGGACCACCGGGCCGCAGCAATTCACCGGCGTGCCGCTGGCTGTTCTGGTGGGGCGGATGGATGTCAGCAGCGGGCGGCTTGTAGCTTATGCGGTGAATGACTATGCGGTGGAAATCCCTGTTGCGGATGCGGTTGACGGAGGCCCGATTGTTGCCTTTGAGCGCAACGGTGCGGAAATGTCCCTGCGCAACAAGGGGCCGCTATGGGTGGTGTACCCTTATGACAGCAACCCGGCTTACCGCACCGAAGAAGTCTTTTCGCGCAGTATTTGGCAACTGGACCGGATCGTAATTCAGCCGTGA
- a CDS encoding PAS domain-containing hybrid sensor histidine kinase/response regulator has protein sequence MLRGFPTMPRWVLALVLAIAAALAAQSVRLGHQVLQQLGGLSTAATDNMQWNLSQAEVEHLKLEAAVLTASAPGDLRRLRRQFDIYYSRIATFRESPLFEDLRQSPAGAALLQQMQDRLDRMAAVVDSGNRPLLDSLPELAAELVQNSGDVRELALFGVVLQVEDSKDKRLKLFTILTRLGWVVLALVLALALAALLLGRLYRKGRRLAVERSRSAARMEAMIASSLDAILVVGADGSILAFNGAAESVFGYSKAEAMGQQMVSLIVPDHLQEAHQAGMKRFLQTGEAQVAGKGRLQLEARRKSGELFPVELSVSVSQSGNELVFVGFLRDISERIAAEEELRRARDDALAGERAKQNLLTVMSHEMRTPLTGVLGAIDLIEGTEPTPEQRRYLQAMRVSGGLLLQHVNDVLELSRLEAGADTEKRRIFDLEELISGLVESQQASAKGRGIDLSLHCSLGGKPVVAGRPRAVQQVLLNLIGNALKFTSDGAVSVDVMRLPDGETVEFHVADTGQGIAPGDLDRIFEDFITLDSSYGRGSEGTGLGLAITKRLVQAMGGTITCESELGEGSLFTISLVLPAAKAPPRQAARDRPCRNGACRLLIAEDNDINRELLATMLRQEGHQVTAVPGGAEAVQAAEGGRFDLILMDISMPQVDGIEALRRIRAQQLAEGTDIVALTAHAAAEDHARILDAGFAEVLTKPANKAELAEVIDRRAGSGVKVLPGMQSDIHQFFEALGQDRARSFLASFCEEVNQLQDGLQGCAVLDDGQRKEAHRLAGSAAVLGLSGLRAAMLAIETAEEGGKPPVALFQQAWASAALVLAPHLHV, from the coding sequence ATGCTGCGCGGATTTCCAACGATGCCGCGCTGGGTATTGGCGCTGGTGCTGGCGATTGCGGCGGCGCTGGCAGCGCAGTCTGTGCGGCTGGGCCATCAGGTGCTGCAGCAACTGGGCGGGCTGTCGACCGCGGCAACCGACAATATGCAATGGAACCTGTCCCAGGCCGAAGTTGAGCATCTCAAACTGGAGGCGGCGGTCCTGACGGCCAGCGCGCCCGGGGATCTGCGCCGGCTGCGGCGTCAGTTTGATATCTACTACAGCCGGATTGCCACGTTCCGCGAAAGCCCGCTGTTTGAAGATTTGCGCCAAAGCCCGGCAGGTGCAGCTCTGCTGCAGCAGATGCAGGACCGGCTGGACCGCATGGCGGCGGTTGTTGACAGTGGCAACCGGCCGTTGCTGGACAGCCTGCCGGAGCTTGCCGCCGAACTGGTGCAAAACAGCGGTGATGTGCGTGAACTTGCGTTGTTTGGTGTCGTGCTGCAGGTGGAGGATTCCAAGGATAAGCGGCTGAAACTGTTCACCATCCTGACGCGTCTTGGCTGGGTGGTGCTGGCCCTGGTGCTGGCGCTGGCGCTGGCGGCGCTGCTGCTTGGGCGGCTCTACCGCAAGGGCCGCAGGCTGGCAGTGGAGCGCAGCCGCTCTGCCGCGCGGATGGAGGCGATGATTGCCTCCTCGCTGGATGCGATTCTGGTGGTCGGTGCGGACGGCAGTATTCTTGCCTTCAACGGGGCGGCGGAGTCGGTGTTCGGCTACAGCAAGGCTGAGGCCATGGGCCAGCAGATGGTCAGCCTGATTGTGCCGGACCACCTGCAAGAGGCGCATCAGGCCGGCATGAAACGGTTTCTGCAAACCGGTGAGGCGCAGGTGGCCGGCAAAGGCCGGCTGCAACTGGAAGCGCGGCGCAAGTCCGGCGAATTGTTCCCGGTCGAGCTGTCGGTTTCGGTCAGCCAATCGGGAAATGAACTGGTCTTTGTCGGCTTCCTGCGCGACATCTCCGAGCGGATCGCTGCGGAAGAGGAATTGCGGCGGGCGCGGGACGACGCGCTGGCCGGCGAGCGCGCCAAGCAAAACCTGCTGACGGTGATGAGCCACGAGATGCGCACCCCGCTGACCGGGGTTCTGGGGGCCATCGACCTGATCGAGGGAACCGAACCGACACCGGAGCAGCGCCGCTACTTGCAGGCGATGCGGGTTTCGGGCGGCTTGCTGCTGCAGCATGTGAATGACGTGCTGGAGCTGTCGCGGCTGGAGGCCGGCGCCGATACTGAGAAACGGCGGATCTTTGATCTGGAGGAGCTGATCAGCGGTCTGGTGGAAAGCCAGCAGGCCAGCGCCAAGGGCAGGGGGATCGATCTGTCGCTGCACTGCAGCCTTGGCGGCAAGCCGGTAGTGGCCGGGCGGCCGCGCGCCGTGCAGCAGGTGCTTTTGAACCTGATTGGCAATGCTTTGAAGTTCACCAGCGATGGCGCGGTGAGCGTGGATGTGATGCGGCTGCCGGACGGGGAGACGGTGGAATTCCATGTCGCGGACACCGGCCAAGGCATCGCGCCCGGCGACCTTGACCGGATTTTCGAAGATTTCATCACTCTGGATTCCAGCTATGGCCGCGGCAGCGAGGGCACGGGGCTGGGACTGGCAATCACCAAGCGTCTGGTGCAGGCCATGGGCGGTACGATTACATGCGAAAGCGAGCTGGGTGAAGGCAGCCTGTTCACCATCTCACTGGTGTTACCGGCGGCCAAGGCGCCGCCGCGCCAGGCAGCACGGGACAGACCCTGCCGGAACGGCGCCTGCCGTCTGCTGATCGCCGAGGACAACGACATCAACCGCGAGCTTCTGGCCACGATGCTGCGCCAGGAGGGGCATCAGGTGACGGCTGTGCCAGGCGGTGCCGAGGCTGTGCAGGCGGCAGAAGGGGGGCGGTTCGATCTGATTCTGATGGACATCAGCATGCCGCAGGTGGATGGGATCGAGGCACTGCGCCGGATCCGCGCCCAGCAGCTGGCCGAGGGCACCGACATTGTGGCGCTCACCGCGCATGCCGCCGCGGAGGACCACGCCCGCATTCTGGATGCCGGATTTGCCGAAGTTCTGACCAAACCGGCCAATAAGGCTGAACTGGCTGAAGTGATAGACCGCCGGGCAGGCAGCGGGGTCAAGGTGCTGCCCGGAATGCAGTCGGACATCCACCAGTTTTTTGAAGCCCTTGGGCAAGACCGGGCACGCAGCTTTCTGGCTTCCTTTTGCGAGGAGGTGAATCAGCTCCAGGACGGGTTGCAGGGTTGCGCGGTTCTCGACGATGGCCAGCGCAAGGAGGCGCACCGGCTGGCAGGGTCGGCAGCAGTTCTGGGCCTGTCCGGCCTGCGCGCGGCGATGCTCGCGATCGAGACGGCGGAAGAAGGGGGGAAGCCTCCGGTTGCGTTATTCCAGCAGGCCTGGGCCAGCGCAGCACTGGTTCTGGCCCCGCATTTGCACGTGTAA